One region of Trachemys scripta elegans isolate TJP31775 chromosome 8, CAS_Tse_1.0, whole genome shotgun sequence genomic DNA includes:
- the LOC117881667 gene encoding histone H4 type VIII-like — MSGLGKGGKGLGKGGAKRHRKVLQDNIQGIMKPAIRRLARHGGVKHISRLIYEETRGVLKVFLENVICDGVTYTEHAKRKTVTAMDVVYAS; from the coding sequence ATGTCTGGTCTTGGCAAGGGCGGAAAGGGGCTGGGTAAAGGAGGTGCTAAGAGGCACCGTAAGGTCTTGCAAGACAACATCCAGGGTATTATGAAGCCGGCGATCCGCCGCTTGGCTCGCCACGGTGGGGTGAAGCACATCTCGAGGCTGATCTACGAAGAGACCCGTGGGGTGCTGAAGGTTTTCCTGGAGAACGTGATCTGCGATGGGGTGACCTATACCGAGCACGCCAAGCGGAAGACGGTGACGGCAATGGATGTGGTGTATGCTTCTTAA